From Microcoleus sp. FACHB-831:
CGGGGGCAACTCACCCCTCGTGGTATCCAAAGTCTGATTGAAAAATACAAAGAGGATTTAGAAGATTTATCACCTCATTCTCTCCGGCATACCTTTTGTAAAAATTTAATTGACGCTGGTGTTGGTTTGGAAATGGTTGCAGCTTTAGCTGGGCATGAAAGCCTGGAAACTACAAAGCGTTACTGCGAACCTTCCCCGGAAGATTTAGCCCTAGCTGTAGCGCTAATTAGTAAGGAGGAGTAAATCAAATTCTTGATAATAACATTAGGTTCTGACGCAGTAATTATTCTGACTGATGACGGCTTTGACGCTATCGATAAATTTAAATTAAATCTAAACTAAGGAATGTAAAAATGGAAGCGAATGTTTCAGATTATCCCGATTACATAGAGCCGAAAATCGGGAAATTTCT
This genomic window contains:
- a CDS encoding site-specific integrase → RGQLTPRGIQSLIEKYKEDLEDLSPHSLRHTFCKNLIDAGVGLEMVAALAGHESLETTKRYCEPSPEDLALAVALISKEE